CGCCCCCATCACGAAGGCGTCATTGACCGAGATGCAAGCGATTGTCGACACGCCCTTTTTCTTGATCGCGTCCGCGTGCTGAACGAATCCAGGCACGTGTTTGGCCGAGCATGTTGGCGTGAACGCACCCGGCAGGCCGAACAGAACAACCTTCTTACCCGCGAAAAGCTCATCGGTCGTGATTTCGGCTGGACCGTTGGCGCCCATGTACTTGAGCTTAACGGACGGAATCTTGTCTCCAACCTTGATGGTCATTGTCCTACCCCATTATTGAGAATGAAACATGATGAAAGCCGATGCGGCCCTCACGGAACTTGGGTCGGATGCGGGGTCGCCCG
The sequence above is drawn from the Alphaproteobacteria bacterium genome and encodes:
- a CDS encoding peroxiredoxin, yielding MTIKVGDKIPSVKLKYMGANGPAEITTDELFAGKKVVLFGLPGAFTPTCSAKHVPGFVQHADAIKKKGVSTIACISVNDAFVMGAWGKEQGAGEKVMMLADGNADFTKAAGLEQDLSAAGLGLRSKRYAMIVDKGAVKWMGVEEAPGKLEASSAEAVLTHL